The following are from one region of the Juglans regia cultivar Chandler chromosome 10, Walnut 2.0, whole genome shotgun sequence genome:
- the LOC109001878 gene encoding protein trichome birefringence-like 19, whose translation MKFHAIVLPSGKNTSPNIPKLVFQLAATLLLLTVIPLLLNRTSHSPLPFSKINIHNLSIEFDKTCDIFSGKWVPFPKGLYYTNTTCNLIIDQQNCMKFGRPDTEFLKWRWKPEECELPLFDGFQFLELVRGKSLAFVGDSVGRNQMQSLMCLLASVVYPEDISYRYTSDTNFKRWFYADYSFTLATLWSPFLVKASDADPSGHSYNSIMNLYLDKVDEAWALEISKFDYVIISAGQWFFRPLMLYEKGQLVGCHKCQQQNITDLTHSYGYRKAFQTAFRTLLSLRDYKGVTFLRTFSPAHFENGEWNKGGSCARTRPFTMEELKVDQYILDMHSTQVEEQRAAAEEGRKRGLQFRLLNVTGAMLLRPDGHPNHYGHSRHRNLNMADCVHWCLPGPIDTWNEFLLYMLKGEGQMAPGRKLQQNA comes from the exons ATGAAGTTTCATGCCATTGTGCTTCCCAGCGGAAAAAACACATCTCCCAACATCCCCAAACTGGTTTTCCAACTGGCCGCTACCTTGCTTCTCCTCACCGTAATACCTCTTCTCTTAAACAGAACTTCACATTCGCCATTGCCCTTTTCTAAGATCAATATCCATAATTTGAGCATAGAATTTGACAAGACATGCGATATATTTAGTGGAAAATGGGTTCCATTCCCCAAGGGGTTGTATTACACAAATACAACTTGCAATTTGATCATTGATCAGCAAAACTGCATGAAGTTTGGGAGGCCCGATACAGAGTTCCTGAAATGGAGGTGGAAACCAGAAGAATGTGAGCTGCCTCTCTTCGATGGTTTTCAGTTCTTGGAGCTTGTCAGAGGGAAGTCATTGGCTTTCGTCGGTGATTCGGTCGGAAGGAATCAAATGCAATCATTGATGTGCCTCTTGGCTAGT GTGGTTTATCCGGAGGATATCTCTTACAGGTACACCTCAGACACAAACTTCAAGCGTTGGTTTTATGCCGACTACAGTTTTACATTGGCGACACTCTGGTCCCCATTTCTGGTTAAAGCCAGTGACGCAGACCCCAGTGGTCATTCCTACAACAGCATCATGAACCTCTACTTAGACAAGGTTGACGAGGCATGGGCGCTGGAGATTTCTAAATTCGATTATGTAATCATCTCAGCTGGACAATGGTTCTTTCGGCCACTAATGCTCTATGAAAAAGGTCAGCTTGTTGGGTGTCACAAGTGCCAACAACAAAATATCACAGACCTCACACACTCCTACGGTTACAGAAAGGCCTTTCAAACCGCTTTCAGAACGCTTCTAAGCCTTAGAGATTATAAGGGGGTGACATTTTTGAGGACTTTCTCTCCAGCACACTTTGAGAATGGGGAGTGGAACAAAGGTGGAAGTTGTGCGAGGACAAGGCCCTTTACCATGGAAGAATTGAAAGTTGATCAGTATATTTTGGATATGCACTCAACTCAAGTGGAGGAACAAAGAGCAGCAGCAGAGGAAGGGAGGAAGAGAGGCTTACAATTTAGGCTTCTAAATGTAACTGGAGCCATGTTGCTGAGGCCAGATGGACATCCAAACCATTACGGACACTCGCGGCATAGGAATTTGAACATGGCAGACTGTGTCCATTGGTGCTTGCCAGGTCCTATTGATACATGGAATGAGTTTTTGCTTTATATGTTGAAGGGGGAAGGTCAGATGGCACCCGGAAGGAAACTACAGCAAAATGCTTAG
- the LOC109001880 gene encoding protein trichome birefringence-like 19 — MTLQSIELPALGKNQQVLPKSPKIVLVVILTLVFLVVIPYYPLLKYPLLLVNINSPPASSYESFKVDDLASIPSSDNADKCDIFSGEWIPNPKAPYYTNTSCWAIHEHQNCMKYGRPDTEFMKWRWKPSGCNLPIFNPAQFLELVRGKSLAFVGDSVGRNQMQSLICLLSRVEYPIDVSYSTDEKFKRWKYTSYNFTMASFWTPHLVKSEESDSHGPTHTGLFSLYLDEFDEDWTTQVEEFDYLIISAGHWFFRPMVFYENHRIVGCHYCLLDNVTDLTMYYGFRKAFRTAFRAINSLENYKGVTFLRTFAPSHFENGLWNQGGNCVRRRPFKSNEAKLEDQNLELYMAQVEEFRKAEKEGKKKGLRYRLLDTTQAMLLRPDGHPSIYGHWPNENVTLYNDCVHWCLPGPIDTWSDFLLEMLKREGVRSHEERLQFLSDRKIQVR; from the exons ATGACGCTCCAATCCATTGAGCTTCCGGCCTTAGGGAAAAACCAGCAAGTACTACCGAAGTCTCCGAAGATAGTACTAGTCGTGATCCTTACACTAGTATTCCTCGTAGTCATCCCCTATTACCCTTTGCTAAAGTACCCTCTATTGCTTGTCAACATTAATTCACCACCTGCATCTTCATATGAGTCGTTTAAGGTGGATGATTTAGCAAGTATACCGTCCAGCGACAACGCCGACAAGTGCGACATATTTTCTGGTGAATGGATTCCGAATCCCAAGGCTCCTTATTATACAAACACGAGTTGTTGGGCAATACATGAGCATCAAAATTGCATGAAATATGGGAGACCCGATACAGAATTCATGAAGTGGAGGTGGAAACCATCTGGGTGTAACCTTCCTATATTCAACCCAGCACAGTTCCTAGAATTGGTCAGAGGGAAGTCATTGGCCTTTGTTGGAGACTCTGTTGGACGAAACCAAATGCAATCCTTGATCTGCCTCCTCTCTAGG GTAGAATATCCTATAGATGTTTCATACAGTACGGATGAAAAGTTCAAACGTTGGAAATACACAAGCTACAACTTCACCATGGCCAGTTTTTGGACTCCCCATTTGGTAAAATCCGAAGAATCAGACAGTCACGGCCCAACACACACAGGCCTCTTTAGTCTCTACCTTGACGAGTTTGACGAGGATTGGACAACCCAAGTCGAAGAGTTTGACTACCTCATCATCTCCGCCGGGCATTGGTTCTTCCGGCCAATGGTATTCTACGAAAATCATCGAATAGTTGGGTGCCACTATTGTCTCCTCGATAACGTTACCGACCTAACAATGTACTATGGCTTCCGAAAAGCATTTCGGACTGCATTTAGAGCCATTAATAGCTTAGAGAACTATAAGGGTGTAACGTTTCTTAGGACTTTTGCACCCTCACATTTTGAAAATGGGCTGTGGAACCAAGGGGGAAACTGTGTAAGAAGAAGGCCATTTAAGAGCAACGAGGCAAAATTGGAGGATCAGAATTTAGAGTTATACATGGCTCAAGTGGAGGAGTTCAGGAAGGcagaaaaagaagggaaaaagaagGGTTTGAGGTATAGATTACTGGATACAACACAGGCAATGCTATTGAGGCCAGATGGTCACCCTAGCATATATGGGCATTGGCCTAATGAAAATGTGACATTGTACAATGACTGTGTGCACTGGTGCTTGCCAGGGCCCATCGACACGTGGAGTGACTTCTTGCTGGAGATGTTGAAGAGGGAGGGCGTGAGGTCCCATGAGGAGAGGCTTCAATTTTTAAGCGACAGAAAAATTCAAGTCAGATag
- the LOC109001882 gene encoding uncharacterized protein LOC109001882 isoform X1, which produces MSKACSIQGMETVIATVSGYHGSERFNLIKLISHAGASYVGALSRSTTHLVCWKFEGKKYDFAKRFSTIIVNHRWVEECIKQGTRVPEHPYILQSGEEVGPLLMEIPLVNVGVSTKKRRVLTDKVNASDNSGKQTIDLACGVSGLATWTQPCLLNKHEASSSHPSKHPDIEKRKIFNGKGSIISSEPSSKGRRLVKRNICIDMLESAHLDSDQECYPISVHDPENNVSATPNYSDGTQKANILKIGGTSNDQFHNQRGIRNEGSEAPKDSNLCLKFASTALDRTSRDVCTDVEDLNGEVKDERQIEHVTRLPTSTELSCVICWTDFSSTRGVLPCGHRFCYSCIQNWADHMASRRKISTCPLCKASFISITKVEDAATTDQKIYSQTIPCASSAMDIFILTDQETYSFGAQSSLAHVCSECRFREPEDLLISCHLCQMRCIHSYCLDPPLLPWTCMHCKDLRMLYHHTY; this is translated from the exons ATG TCTAAGGCCTGTTCAATCCAAGGAATGGAGACTGTAATAGCAACAGTCAGCGGCTACCATGGCTCGGAGCGGTTCAACCTCATAAAGCTGATATCCCATGCTGGTGCAAGTTATGTAGGTGCATTGTCAAGATCAACGACACACTTG GTGTGTTGGAAATTTGAAGGAAAGAAGTATGATTTTGCTAAGAGGTTCAGTACGATAATTGTCAACCATCGATGGGTTGAAGAATGCATAAAGCAAGGAACGCGTGTCCCTGAGCATCCTTATATCTTGCAAAG TGGTGAAGAAGTGGGGCCGTTATTAATGGAAATCCCACTTGTTAATGTGGGCGTCTCAACAAAGAAACGTCGAGTGCTTACTGATAAAGTGAACGCTAGTGACAACTCTGGAAAACAGACTATTGATTTGGCGTGTGGAGTTTCTGGTCTTGCAACATGGACTCAACCTTGTTTGTTGAATAAG CATGAGGCATCCAGTTCCCATCCATCAAAGCATCCAGATatagagaagagaaagataTTTAATGGTAAAGGAAGCATTATTTCGTCTGAACCTTCTAGTAAAGGAAGGAGGCTTGTGAAAAGGAATATTTGTATAGATATGTTGGAGTCTGCCCATTTGGATTCAGACCAAGAGTGCTACCCAATTAGTGTTCATGACCCAGAGAACAATGTTTCAGCTACGCCTAATTACTCAGATGGTACACAGAAAGCCAATATATTGAAAATTGGAGGAACATCTAATGATCAATTCCATAATCAAAGAGGAATTAGAAATGAAGGTTCAGAAGCTCCCAAGGATTCAAACTTATGTCTTAAGTTTGCATCAACTGCCTTGGATAGAACTTCACGAGATGTGTGTACCGATGTTGAGGACTTAAATGGGGAGGTCAAGGATGAGAGACAGATTGAACATGTGACCAGGCTACCAACATCAACCGAGTTATCATGCGTTATATGTTGGACAGATTTCAGTTCAACCAGGGGGGTTTTACCATGTGGACATCGATTTTGTTATTCATGCATCCAGAACTGGGCTGACCATATG GCTTCAAGGAGGAAGATTTCAACCTGCCCTTTGTGCAAGGCGAGTTTTATTAGCATCACAAAGGTCGAGGATGCAGCCACCACTGATCAGAAAATATACTCCCAAACTATTCCATGTGCTTCTTCAGCCATGGATATTTTCATTCTCACTGATCAAGAAACATACAGTTTTGGTGCTCAG TCCTCTCTTGCACATGTTTGTAGTGAATGTCGTTTCCGAGAACCTGAGGATCTCCTCATCAGCTGCCATCTTTGCCAGATGCGATGCATCCATTCCTACTGCCTGGACCCTCCCTTGTTACCATGGACTTGCATGCATTGCAAGGATCTCCGGATGCTCTACCATCACACGTACTGA
- the LOC109001882 gene encoding uncharacterized protein LOC109001882 isoform X2: METVIATVSGYHGSERFNLIKLISHAGASYVGALSRSTTHLVCWKFEGKKYDFAKRFSTIIVNHRWVEECIKQGTRVPEHPYILQSGEEVGPLLMEIPLVNVGVSTKKRRVLTDKVNASDNSGKQTIDLACGVSGLATWTQPCLLNKHEASSSHPSKHPDIEKRKIFNGKGSIISSEPSSKGRRLVKRNICIDMLESAHLDSDQECYPISVHDPENNVSATPNYSDGTQKANILKIGGTSNDQFHNQRGIRNEGSEAPKDSNLCLKFASTALDRTSRDVCTDVEDLNGEVKDERQIEHVTRLPTSTELSCVICWTDFSSTRGVLPCGHRFCYSCIQNWADHMASRRKISTCPLCKASFISITKVEDAATTDQKIYSQTIPCASSAMDIFILTDQETYSFGAQSSLAHVCSECRFREPEDLLISCHLCQMRCIHSYCLDPPLLPWTCMHCKDLRMLYHHTY; this comes from the exons ATGGAGACTGTAATAGCAACAGTCAGCGGCTACCATGGCTCGGAGCGGTTCAACCTCATAAAGCTGATATCCCATGCTGGTGCAAGTTATGTAGGTGCATTGTCAAGATCAACGACACACTTG GTGTGTTGGAAATTTGAAGGAAAGAAGTATGATTTTGCTAAGAGGTTCAGTACGATAATTGTCAACCATCGATGGGTTGAAGAATGCATAAAGCAAGGAACGCGTGTCCCTGAGCATCCTTATATCTTGCAAAG TGGTGAAGAAGTGGGGCCGTTATTAATGGAAATCCCACTTGTTAATGTGGGCGTCTCAACAAAGAAACGTCGAGTGCTTACTGATAAAGTGAACGCTAGTGACAACTCTGGAAAACAGACTATTGATTTGGCGTGTGGAGTTTCTGGTCTTGCAACATGGACTCAACCTTGTTTGTTGAATAAG CATGAGGCATCCAGTTCCCATCCATCAAAGCATCCAGATatagagaagagaaagataTTTAATGGTAAAGGAAGCATTATTTCGTCTGAACCTTCTAGTAAAGGAAGGAGGCTTGTGAAAAGGAATATTTGTATAGATATGTTGGAGTCTGCCCATTTGGATTCAGACCAAGAGTGCTACCCAATTAGTGTTCATGACCCAGAGAACAATGTTTCAGCTACGCCTAATTACTCAGATGGTACACAGAAAGCCAATATATTGAAAATTGGAGGAACATCTAATGATCAATTCCATAATCAAAGAGGAATTAGAAATGAAGGTTCAGAAGCTCCCAAGGATTCAAACTTATGTCTTAAGTTTGCATCAACTGCCTTGGATAGAACTTCACGAGATGTGTGTACCGATGTTGAGGACTTAAATGGGGAGGTCAAGGATGAGAGACAGATTGAACATGTGACCAGGCTACCAACATCAACCGAGTTATCATGCGTTATATGTTGGACAGATTTCAGTTCAACCAGGGGGGTTTTACCATGTGGACATCGATTTTGTTATTCATGCATCCAGAACTGGGCTGACCATATG GCTTCAAGGAGGAAGATTTCAACCTGCCCTTTGTGCAAGGCGAGTTTTATTAGCATCACAAAGGTCGAGGATGCAGCCACCACTGATCAGAAAATATACTCCCAAACTATTCCATGTGCTTCTTCAGCCATGGATATTTTCATTCTCACTGATCAAGAAACATACAGTTTTGGTGCTCAG TCCTCTCTTGCACATGTTTGTAGTGAATGTCGTTTCCGAGAACCTGAGGATCTCCTCATCAGCTGCCATCTTTGCCAGATGCGATGCATCCATTCCTACTGCCTGGACCCTCCCTTGTTACCATGGACTTGCATGCATTGCAAGGATCTCCGGATGCTCTACCATCACACGTACTGA